A segment of the Agarivorans albus genome:
TGCCGCCTTAAAGCGCCGTATCATCCTTAACGAACTTAAATCTAAAGATGATGGATCAATCCAACTGCTCAATGACGTGCAGGCCAAGCTGGCAGAATTACAGCAAGATTTTGACGATACCTATCGCGAAATCATTCTCACTCTTGCTCGTCGAAACATCTTCTTAATTAATGAAGACCAGCTTAGCGACAACCACCAAAACTGGGTAAGAAAATACTTTAAAGACAAGGTGCTGCGTCATATTACGCCGATCGTATTGACCAAACGTACCGACTTGGTTCGCTTTTTAAAAGACGAATACACCTACCTCGCGGTAGAAGTAAAAAAGGCAGATAAAGAAAGCCACCTATTGATTGAGATCCCAACCGACAGCTTACCGCGTTTTGTGGTACTGCCGCCCGATGGCTCAAAAACCCGTAAAACCTTAATCATTTTGGATAACATCATCCGCTTCTGTTTAGATGATTTGTTACGAGGGTTTTACGAATACGATTCAGTTGCGGCCTATTCAATCAAAATGACTCGAGATGCCGAATACGATCTTACAGACGAAGTAGACCAAGGCCTGCTAGAAAAAATGTCTGAGGGTATTAAGCAGCGTTTAACCGCCGAACCAGTGCGCTTTGTTTACGATAGAGAAATGCCCAACAGCATGGTGAAGCGTTTAAGTAAAATGCTGCACATTTCTAAACTTGACCACAGCGTAAGTGGTAGCCGCTACCATAACTTTAAAGACTTTATTGGTTTTCCAAATGTTGGCAGAAAGTACTTAGAAAACCCTAAGCTGCCTGCTCTGAACTGCCGTGACTTCGACAGCTTTGATACGGTATTTAATGCCATTAGCGCGCGAGATATTCTACTCTACTACCCGTATCATAAATTCCGTTATATTTCAGAGTTTGTGCGCCAAGCGTCTTTTGACCCCAAAGTCACCAGCATCAAAATCAATATCTACCGTGTGGCGAAAAAGTCTCACTTAATGAACTCACTAATTGATGCCGCTAACAACGGCAAGCGAGTTACCGTGGTTATTGAACTACGCGCTCGCTTTGACGAGGGAGCCAACATTGGCTGGGCACAAATGCTCACCGATGCTGGTGTAAAAGTTGTTTTTGGTGTTCCTTCGCTAAAAGTACATTCAAAGTTATTATTGGTCACCCGCAAAGAAGACGACCAACGGGTGTATTACAGCCATATTGGTACCGGAAACTTCCACGAAAAAACGGCCAAAATTTACACCGACTTTGCACTGTTCACCAAAAACCAAGAAATTGGCCAAGAGGTGGAAAACGTATTTCGCTTTATCCAACAGCCCTATCGTCGTTTTAAATTCCAGCACCTTATTGTATCGCCTAACGATACACGCCGACGGTTGTTTAGCTTAATAGATTACGAAATCAATCAAGCTAACGCCGGAAACCCTGCGGCAATCACGATTAAAGTGAACAACTTAGTCGACAAAGGCGTAGTCACTCGTTTGTATGCGGCC
Coding sequences within it:
- the ppk1 gene encoding polyphosphate kinase 1; translated protein: MSDSLYIEKELSWLSFNQRVLQEAQDHSVPIIERVRFLGIFSNNQDEFYKVRVAALKRRIILNELKSKDDGSIQLLNDVQAKLAELQQDFDDTYREIILTLARRNIFLINEDQLSDNHQNWVRKYFKDKVLRHITPIVLTKRTDLVRFLKDEYTYLAVEVKKADKESHLLIEIPTDSLPRFVVLPPDGSKTRKTLIILDNIIRFCLDDLLRGFYEYDSVAAYSIKMTRDAEYDLTDEVDQGLLEKMSEGIKQRLTAEPVRFVYDREMPNSMVKRLSKMLHISKLDHSVSGSRYHNFKDFIGFPNVGRKYLENPKLPALNCRDFDSFDTVFNAISARDILLYYPYHKFRYISEFVRQASFDPKVTSIKINIYRVAKKSHLMNSLIDAANNGKRVTVVIELRARFDEGANIGWAQMLTDAGVKVVFGVPSLKVHSKLLLVTRKEDDQRVYYSHIGTGNFHEKTAKIYTDFALFTKNQEIGQEVENVFRFIQQPYRRFKFQHLIVSPNDTRRRLFSLIDYEINQANAGNPAAITIKVNNLVDKGVVTRLYAASKAGVKIRMIIRGMCSLVPGLEGNNDNIKIISIVDRFLEHPRVFHFHHSGEDQVYIASFDWMTRNIEERVEVGVPIYNDELKQRVIDLLDLQFADTTKARIIDAKQQNQYVQRGNRRKIRSQVWTHDYLKAIESKPRRKVVEEDNP